A stretch of Coccidioides posadasii str. Silveira chromosome 2, complete sequence DNA encodes these proteins:
- a CDS encoding uncharacterized protein (EggNog:ENOG410PFHI~COG:S~TransMembrane:11 (o35-57i121-146o166-185i392-416o436-460i481-505o525-547i554-573o598-625i652-671o677-697i)~BUSCO:1479at33183) — translation MERIISRQDPGGSSPTDKFLELLQDPFQSAFQERAFWASLGTSLGVTFGLALLFSLFRPRNSVVYAPKLKHADRKHAPPPLGKGMFAWVTPIIKTKEGEMLDKVGLDATVFLRFTRMCRNIFLVLSLIGCAIMIPINVTGSGGHNIKGLSTFTTMTPMYVTDQKVLWGHIACAWGIDAIAAYFLWHNYRAMCRLRRQYFMSTDFQQSLHARTVMVTHIPAAYRTDEGLLRLTDQVNPTASIPRASIGRNVKELPDLINEHERVVKELEEILAKYFKNPDRLPPKRPTCKPIKGFRGENTPEKVDAIDYYTVRIRTLEAEIRHVRESIDKRNAMSYGFASWESIENAHVVAFAARKKHPQGTNITLAPRPNDIIWENLALSKADLRRKRFMNIVWSTILTVVWIAPNAMIALFLADLSHLGLVWPAFRRSLDRNPKVWSAIQGIASPAITSLVYLVLPIIFRRLATRAGKSTKSARERHVLHSLYAFFIFNNLIVFSVFSAIWAFVATVIQEAKNNKDAWEAISSGAFYVNVMTALCKVSPFWVTWLLQRNLGAAVDLMQLINMVWTFIARRFLSPTPRRAIEWTAPPPFDYASYFNYFLFYTTIAFCFASLQPIVLPVTALYFAVDSWLKKYLLLYVFITKTESGGRFWRAIFNRMIFALILANFILGLVVKAKGSWNMVFALVPLPVLLLGFKWYCRNTFDDELLYYHRAILSDPESSADGKTGKKAAERLSSRFGHPALYKPLTTPMVHAKAADALEKLFQDRQGLNASTSDYSDIAMHRMSATEPGKASENHEAPFEVVAENQLDFSYFKDRPDFREEFGGGIYGRPDDLITERSHTPKSFFTGNGSPSSSRPSSPAPSNRSVTFNGPHGRYPNISDHPAFQSTDLGASTFYKQSNESERNLLNNSQGQPMRNSTDVVDRWPSEGSTAYTPYRSPSPYEPYRSR, via the exons ATGGAGAGAATAATTTCCAGGCAGGACCCTGGCGGTTCCTCTCCTACGGACAAATTTTTGGAGTTGCTCCAGGACCCTTTCCAGTCGGCG TTCCAAGAACGTGCGTTCTGGGCTTCTTTAGGAACGTCGCTGGGTGTTACGTTTGGCCTTGcgcttctcttctctctctttcggCCTCGAAACTCGGTGGTTTATGCGCCAAAGTTGAAACATGCTGACCGGAAGCATGCGCCTCCGCCGTTGGGAAAGGGGATGTTCGCTTGGGTAACGCCGATTATAAAAACCAAGGAGGGTGAGATGCTGGATAAAGTCGGGCTGGATGCGACGGTATTTCTGCGGTTTACTCGGATGTGCCGAAACATTTTCCTTGTGCTGAGCTTGATCGGATGCGCAATCATGATTCCCATCAACGTTACCGGAAGTGGTGGTCACAACATAAAAGGGCTGTCAACCTTCACGACAATGACACCGATGTATGTGACTGATCAGAAAGTCCTTTGGGGTCATATTGCCTGTGCCTGGGGCATCGATGCCATCGCTGCGTATTTCCTTTGGCACAACTACCGAGCAATGTGCAGATTAAGAAGACAATACTTTATGAGCACGGACTTCCAGCAGAGCTTGCATGCGAGAACGGTCATGGTGACCCATATTCCTGCGGCGTATAGGACCGATGAAGGGTTGCTACGTTTGACAGATCAAGTGAACCCGACGGCTTCCATACCTCGAGCGTCAATCGGTCGAAATGTGAAAGAGCTTCCGGATTTGATCAATGAGCACGAAAGAGTGGTGAAAGAACTTGAGGAAATCCTGGCAAAATATTTCAAGAATCCCGATCGACTCCCACCGAAACGCCCCACTTGCAAGCCGATAAAGGGTTTCAGAGGGGAGAATACTCCTGAGAAAGTCGACGCTATCGACTACTATACGGTTCGAATTCGAACGCTGGAGGCGGAAATTAGACATGTTAGGGAGTCGATCGATAAACGAAACGCTATGTCATACGGTTTTGCTAGCTGGGAGTCCATTGAAAATGCCCACGTGGTGGCCTTCGCCGCGAGGAAGAAACATCCGCAGGGAACCAATATCACATTGGCCCCAAGGCCTAATGACATTATCTGGGAAAATTTGGCTCTGAGTAAGGCAGATCTGCGGAGGAAACGGTTTATGAACATTGTTTGGTCGACAATCTTGACGGTTGTTTGGATTGCACCTAACGCCATGATCGCCCTCTTCTTGGCCGATCTATCTCACCTAGGTTTGGTCTGGCCAGCTTTTAGAAGATCCCTAGATAGGAATCCGAAGGTCTGGTCGGCTATCCAGGGTATAGCATCCCCTGCCATCACATCCTTAGTCTACCTCGTTCTTCCTATTATATTCCGCCGCCTTGCAACCCGTGCTGGAAAGTCTACCAAAAGTGCTAGAGAGCGCCATGTTCTTCATAGTCTATATGCCTTCTTTATATTCAACAACCTGATCGTCTTTTCGGTATTTTCTGCGATATGGGCGTTTGTGGCCACTGTTATTCAGGAAGCGAAGAATAACAAGGACGCCTGGGAAGCCATCTCTTCTGGAGCCTTTTACGTAAACGTCATGACGGCGTTATGCAAGGTGTCACCGTTTTGGGTGACCTGGCTGCTTCAGAGAAATTTGGGTGCTGCAGTTGACCTCATGCAACTCATCAATATGGTATGGACGTTTATTGCCAGGAGGTTCCTTAGCCCTACACCGAGAAGGGCCATTGAATGGACCGCCCCCCCTCCATTCGATTATGCCAGTTATTTCAATTACTTCTTGTTCTACACGACGATCGCGTTTTGTTTTGCATCCTTGCAACCTATTGTGCTTCCTGTCACGGCTCTCTACTTTGCAGTGGATTCGTGGCTGAAAAAGTATCTCCTGCTATATGTTTTCATTACCAAAACGGAATCGGGGGGTCGTTTCTGGCGTGCCATTTTCAACCGCATGATATTTGCCCTTATACTCGCCAACTTCATCCTTGGATTGGTGGTCAAGGCGAAAGGCTCGTGGAACATGGTTTTCGCGCTGGTTCCGCTTCCGGTCTTATTACTAGGGTTCAAATGGTATTGCAGGAATACATTCGATGACGAGCTATTGTATTATCATCGCGCGATCCTGTCAGATCCAGAATCTTCGGCCGATGGCAAAACAGGGAAGAAGGCTGCGGAGCGCTTAAGCTCGAGGTTTGGCCATCCTGCACTTTACAAACCTCTTACGACGCCTATGGTCCATGCAAAGGCCGCCGATGCGCTCGAGAAACTGTTCCAGGATCGCCAAGGACTAAACGCTAGCACTAGCGATTATTCCGATATTGCAATGCATAGGATGTCCGCAACTGAACCCGGAAAAGCTTCAGAGAACCATGAAGCGCCGTTTGAGGTTGTGGCGGAGAATCAATTGGATTTCTCCTACTTCAAAGACCGCCCTGATTTCCGGGAAGAATTCGGTGGCGGTATCTATGGAAGGCCGGACGACCTGATTACCGAGCGGTCTCATACGCCGAAGAGCTTCTTTACCGGGAATGGATCCCCATCATCCTCTCGACCAAGTTCACCTGCGCCATCAAACCGTTCCGTGACCTTCAACGGGCCTCACGGACGCTACCCGAACATATCAGACCACCCAGCGTTCCAGTCCACGGACTTGGGTGCGTCTACATTTTACAAGCAATCCAACGAAAGCGAAAGAAACCTCCTGAATAACTCTCAAGGACAACCAATGCGGAATTCGACAGACGTCGTTGATAGGTGGCCGTCGGAAGGATCGACAGCATACACTCCATACCGCAGTCCGTCCCCGTACGAGCCATATCGGTCTCGCTAG
- a CDS encoding uncharacterized protein (EggNog:ENOG410PYE6~TransMembrane:1 (o20-46i)), translating into MTWYSLLPAELTAFEGWLIRFFIILGTLTIVPWAFFIVYDILLYIWRATTYEIPVIGGRARGRHRPVVPSLSERPSGRQRAFSLTGTTSDGGKGTRLDDRGNTSVSSLELSLSSEGMTENEASPTGNVF; encoded by the exons ATGACCTGGTATTCTCTTCTCCCAGCGGAACTCACGGCCTTCGAGGGATGGCTCATTCGCTTTTTT ATCATCCTTGGCACCTTGACCATCGTTCCCTGGGCCTTCTTCATTGTGTATGATATCCTCCTGTATATATGGCGCGCGACCACGTATGAAATTCCCGTTATTGGAGGCCGGGCAAGAGGTCGACATAGACCTGTTGTGCCCAGTCTGAGTGAGCGGCCAAGTGGAAGGCAGAGAGCGTTTAGTTTAACGGGTACGACGTCTGATGGAGGGAAGGGGACACGGTTGGATGATCGCGGAAATacttctgtttcttctttggagCTTTCGCTTTCGAGCGAGGGCATGACCGAAAATGAGGCTAGCCCTACTGGGAATG TGTTTTGA
- a CDS encoding uncharacterized protein (EggNog:ENOG410Q5BZ), giving the protein MLPRDERYRSTLSSVPYGVSPRTMPSRDFDVALQQAQYGIQGQDYASYAHSHHNPPAMPMNYSPQHQHNEMALYTNYGANTTQELVRRTNLAVSLANHNVNPRSHVSLVHPMMHTDGRFPVDFQTPKTIEEIKLLDSTQIDRILQDYKIPHDMRSLLNILASSGIHAGIVSSGRLRRAKLQLLFEHLGATRVVEEGGFKKSGR; this is encoded by the exons ATGCTTCCTAGAGATGAAAGATATCGATCTACACTTTCCAGCGTGCCATATGGCGTCAGTCCTCGCACCATGCCCTCTCGGGATTTTGATGTTGCCCTCCAACAAGCTCAGTATGGAATTCAAGGACAAGATTATGCTAGTTACGCACACAGTCACCACAACCCTCCAGctatgccaatgaattatTCCCCCCAGCACCAGCACAACGAGATGGCGCTTTACACCAATTATGGCGCGAATACCACGCAAGAGCTAGTGCGAAGGACTAATTTGGCGGTCTCGTTGGCAAACCATAACGTCAATCCGCGGTCACATGTTTCGTTGGTGCATCCGATGATGCACACAGACGGGAGGTTTCCGGTCGACTTTCAGACGCCAAAAACAATTGAGGAGATCAAGTTGTTGGACT CAACACAAATTGATCGTATCCTTCAAGATTATAAGATTCCACATGATATGCGGTCGCTTCTTAATATACTAGCGTCTTCGGGGATTCATGCTGGTATTGTAAGCTCGGGCCGATTAAGACGGGCAAAGCTGCAGCTTCTTTTTGAACACTTGGGTGCAACGAGGGTTGTTGAAGAGGGCGGATTCAAGAAATCTGGACGCTGA
- a CDS encoding uncharacterized protein (EggNog:ENOG410PFC5~COG:S~TransMembrane:1 (o30-48i)~BUSCO:7593at33183), with protein sequence MSQTTMAGLDVMPYWVKIKALVDSSQVKPFNILMFVGLLSMIWYRKWVNVQHAKKLQKMRSQSASKFPEIEPLEDFEWEKTEPLQFRPFKPKYHLTMGKYMMSGWESKYMLTYRELTDPTALENLDPSELIPMDNTYKERIDIRRQLLKDHYDVVLGVNKNKLGEEDPRVRAAVGELYQFVLGNYLPTRYPKMFKLLEANFESGKTMLVQNQITREMLPTTLSPGRPTIMALETLAKTVDEEMLILLPEIKESNSENKNQKYGQGRGEKEGSDPPSPDDENKYVLEAYATCFPSGFDTRTKLGRKLSEIHDPVPGYKQKLEKSMDRFFDKLEVGKFVKRLNWTMTTDADLFSAFGGIHAGDGEDMTPLKVEDLDLNNTFLRCERQSLYRLPTSGALVFSFHTYRYPIQQIKEEGSGEDLAAAIDGFEAGSTPLIGRYKRVPAWGEAVKAYLRS encoded by the exons ATGAGCCAAACAACCATGGCCGGCTTGGACGTCATGCCTTACTGGGTGAAGATCAAGGCGCTCGTCGACTCATCCCAGGTGAAGCCGTTCAATATCTTGATGTTCGTGGGGCTGCTGTCGATGATATGGTACCGAAAATGGGTAAACGTG CAACATGCGAAGAAATTGCAAAAGATGCGCTCCCAGAGCGCATCCAAGTTTCCGGAAATTGAGCCGCTAGAAGATTTTGAGTGGGAGAAAACGGAACCGTTGCAATTTAGACCGTTTAAGCCGAAATACCATCTGACAATGGGTAAGTACATGATGTCAGGCTGGGAATCCAAGTACATGTTGACATACCGGGAGCTAACGGATCCCACAGCACTTGAAAACCTCGACCCAAGTGAACTTATCCCCATGGATAACACATATAAAGAGCGAATTGATATCCGTCGACAATTGCTTAAGGATCATTACGATGTCGTTCTAGGCGTcaataagaacaagttaGGCGAAGAAGATCCTCGGGTTCGCGCTGCTGTGGGAGAACTCTATCAATTCGTTTTAGGAAACTATTTGCCAACTAGATACCCGAAGATGTTCAAGCTTTTAGAAGCTAATTTCGAGTCAGGAAAGACAATGCTTGTTCAGAatcaaattacaagagaaATGCTGCCTACGACATTGAGTCCTGGTAGACCCACAATCATGGCGCTGGAGACCTTAGCGAAGACTGTGGATGAAGAGATGTTGATCCTATTACCCGAAATCAAAGAGTCGAATTCGGAGAACAAGAACCAGAAATATGGACAAGGACGTGGTGAGAAGGAAGGATCTGATCCCCCATCGCCTGATGACGAGAATAAATATGTCCTTGAGGCGTATGCAACATGTTTCCCTTCTGGTTTCGATACACGGACGAAACTCGGGAGGAAGCTCAGTGAAATACATGATCCTGTGCCTGGATATAAACAGAAGCTGGAGAAGAGTATGGATCGATTTTTTGATAAATTGGAAGTGGGCAAGTTTGTGAAGCGGTTGAACTGGACTATGACTACGGATGCGGATTTATTTTCGGCCTTTGGCGGTATTCATGCTGGAGATGGAGAGGATATGACACCCTTGAAGGTTGAGGATCTTGATTTGAATAAT ACATTCTTGCGCTGCGAGAGACAGAGTCTCTATCGTCTGCCTACATCAGGGGCATTAGTGTTCTCGTTCCATACATACCGCTACCCAATCCAACAAATTAAGGAGGAGGGGTCCGGAGAGGATTTGGCGGCTGCCATTGATGGATTTGAGGCTGGAAGTACACCATTGATCGGCCGATATAAGCGCGTCCCAGCATGGGGAGAGGCTGTCAAGGCGTATTTAAGAAGTTAG
- a CDS encoding uncharacterized protein (EggNog:ENOG410PGAE~COG:E~BUSCO:9967at33183) → MSNKVYLGVIGVGGVGTHFLSQLSRLQNAPSLALLARSSQTITSPTPSYSPAIPAADWQCAGSSASLIKSGAWTPEEIATYLSQAPGRAVLVDNTSDPTLASAYPLFLSKGISIVTPNKKAFSSSLQLWKDIFSAASTGNAFVYHESTVGAGLPVISTLRDLVATGDQVTRIEGVFSGTLSFLFNQFAPVSPSLSSPPQKWSQVVAQAKELGYTEPDPRDDLNGMDVARKLTILARIAGLDVESPETFPVESLIPTELASLPSSNEGAAQFMSKLSGFDDKMEEIKNSAEAEGKVVRYVGSIDVLGKKVKVGLEKFDKGSPIAGLKGSDNIISFYTERYGEQPLIVQGAGAGGAVTAMGVSADLIKVLERLR, encoded by the exons ATGTCAAACAAAGTCTACTTGGGAGTCATCG GTGTCGGTGGCGTCGGAACTCATTTCCTCTCTCAGCTGTCCCGTCTACAAAATGCCCCGTCTCTCGCTCTCCTTGCCCGTTCTTCCCAAACTATCACTTCACCCACCCCATCCTACAGCCCCGCAATCCCTGCCGCGGATTGGCAATGTGCCGGTTCCTCTGCATCGCTCATCAAATCCGGTGCCTGGACTCCTGAAGAGATAGCTACTTACCTCTCGCAAGCACCTGGCCGTGCCGTCCTGGTCGACAATACCTCTGATCCCACGCTTGCCAGCGCCTACCCGCTTTTCCTTAGCAAAGGAATCAGCATCGTGACCCCTAACAAGAAGGCATTCTCATCCTCCTTACAGCTATGGAAGGATATCTTCTCCGCGGCCTCGACGGGAAATGCCTTCGTCTACCATGAGAGCACGGTCGGCGCCGGGCTTCCGGTAATTTCTACCCTACGCGACCTTGTGGCCACAGGTGACCAAGTGACACGCATCGAGGGCGTCTTCTCAGGCACTTTATCCTTCCTCTTCAATCAATTCGCCCCTGTCTCGCCATCTTTGTCCTCTCCTCCTCAGAAATGGAGCCAGGTTGTTGCCCAGGCCAAGGAATTGGGCTACACTGAACCCGATCCCCGCGACGACCTCAACGGCATGGATGTGGCTCGTAAGCTAACCATTCTCGCGCGCATTGCTGGCTTGGATGTCGAAAGCCCTGAGACTTTCCCCGTTGAGAGTTTGATCCCAACCGAACTCGCAAGTCTACCCTCTAGCAATGAGGGAGCAGCCCAGTTCATGAGCAAACTAAGTGGATTCGACGATAAGAtggaagaaatcaagaacAGCGCTGAAGCCGAAGGCAAGGTTGTACGATATGTGGGCAGCATCGACGTCCTTGGAAAGAAGGTCAAGGTTGGACTTGAGAAATTTGATAAGGGAAGCCCGATTGCTGGCCTGAAGGGAAGTGACAATATCATTAGTTTCTATACTGAGAGATATGGTGAGCAACCTCTTATTGTCCAGGGTGCCGGTGCCGGCGGTGCTGTAACGGCAATGGGTGTCTCAGCAGATTTGATCAAGGTTCTGGAGCGACTGAGATAG
- a CDS encoding uncharacterized protein (EggNog:ENOG410PMAE~COG:S~BUSCO:11886at33183): protein MPTDSSLYGIRRPKAEASKKDVTSPGTLAFATHLSSLIAKESANASSQSRRGRARPSRKKDDIFSVHNKGALKRAAADISSDNPNVSQVHKQSGDIGFVDEATLHRSKRRMAEKAKLYAELKKGEYLAASSDEEDDDSLGRPLSAVRRAEKNSLVDFDRKWAEEEVRKSRYDSGESDHESEKEPLVEYEDEFGRTRQGTRGEAAEAERLRRSRAAERSEQESIASSRNPNLPMGSRPSRPANLIHGSIIQSAAFDPDANVAAQMSRLAERRDRTPTPPPETHYDAEGEVRNRGTGFYAFSKDEEARKQEMEELMQARDDTVKGRSQAATRKEARQKAKADRLKKIEELRGKRRAEEFMKGMGSLEGLGGPSALESKAEER, encoded by the coding sequence ATGCCAACGGACTCTTCGCTCTACGGGATACGCCGACCAAAAGCTGAGGCATCTAAAAAGGATGTCACATCACCCGGTACCCTTGCATTCGCCACACACCTCTCCTCCCTCATAGCTAAAGAATCGGCCAACGCATCCTCACAATCGCGGCGCGGCCGTGCTAGgccttcaagaaagaaagatgacATTTTCTCAGTGCATAATAAAGGTGCTCTAAAACGCGCCGCGGCGGATATATCCTCGGATAATCCGAACGTGAGCCAAGTTCACAAACAGAGTGGAGATATCGGATTCGTCGACGAAGCTACCCTTCATCGGTCGAAGCGCAGGATGGCCGAAAAAGCAAAGCTGTATGCAGAGTTAAAAAAGGGCGAATATCTCGCTGCAAGTAGCGACGAGGAGGATGACGATTCCCTAGGGAGACCTTTGTCCGCGGTCCGTCGCGCAGAAAAAAATAGCTTGGTGGACTTTGATCGAAAGTGGGCGGAGGAAGAAGTCAGGAAATCACGTTATGATTCCGGAGAATCCGACCATGAATCTGAAAAAGAACCCTTGGTTGAATACGAGGACGAGTTCGGACGCACCAGGCAGGGTACCCGTGGTGAAGCTGCGGAAGCAGAACGACTTCGTCGGTCTCGTGCCGCTGAGCGCTCCGAACAAGAGTCGATCGCATCATCTCGCAATCCGAATTTACCTATGGGCTCTCGTCCCTCTCGTCCTGCAAATCTAATCCACGGCTCGATCATCCAGTCTGCAGCTTTCGATCCTGATGCCAACGTCGCAGCGCAGATGTCTCGCCTCGCAGAACGTCGTGATCGAACACCCACACCACCGCCTGAGACCCATTACGACGCGGAGGGCGAGGTGCGCAATCGCGGAACGGGGTTTTATGCGTTTTCAAAAGACGAGGAGGCGCGGAAGCAAGAAATGGAAGAACTGATGCAGGCAAGAGATGATACCGTGAAAGGGAGAAGCCAGGCCGCTACGAGGAAAGAGGCGAGGCAGAAGGCGAAAGCTGATAGATTAAAGAAGATTGAGGAACTGAGAGGAAAGAGGAGAGCGGAAGAGTTTATGAAGGGTATGGGAAGCTTGGAGGGCTTGGGCGGCCCTAGTGCGCTGGAATCAAAAGCCGAAGAACGATGA